The Hippocampus zosterae strain Florida chromosome 19, ASM2543408v3, whole genome shotgun sequence region cccaaagacgtttttaaacgtcttttcagacttggtccagaatttgctggtactgaatgagttaactctgAACTATGACAGCGCGATTAAATAATCGCGTCTGAGCCGGTCTATTGTTAAATCAACTCCAAGTGGAAATCTGTAATCGGCTGTTCTGAAACACTGCCCCCTCGACACCCTTCTTACTCAATTTAACTTCCAATTGAGTCCGACTTcgtcggggtgggggtgggggggacaaaaacCGACAAGCCCGCAATCACGCTTGTTCACAGTTTTTCATGACCATTACGGCCCATACGGACGGCATGTGACACGGTTGTGCTCCTTCGCGGTGTACTTTCCGACCATTAGACCCCATTAGGTAGCAATTAACACCCCCACAAAGCCGCCTTCCTGTTTTATGACACAGTAAACAAAACCTACAGGCCTGCTTTGGGCTCAGCAACAGCCGTGAATCCAGCAAAGAGGCTCATTAATTAAGCGTTCCTCCGCGATTTCATAGCCTTTTTCTCGATAAGACATCGTCCGTCACGCCTTTGCGTACAAACTGGAGCTGGAAGAAGAATGGGCAGATTTCACGCACTTATACGAGCTCGCTCGTTTACTTTGACAGAAGTCCAACACAAACCAGGGAATATTCATCCGCACGCCGCGCCGCGGTATTGTTTGCTTTCTCATCTCGGCTGTAAATCCAGGAAAGGTCAGGTTACATTATCTCGGTAATAAGTTCCTTCAAGTCACACTTTAACCAAACTTGGTTGTCGTTTATCTCCACAGATAGGAGGGTCCGCTTTTGCGCTTCACTGGCcaacttaaaaataaagatgcggTTGAGTGTGGAGGCCAAGTCGCGGGATGGCTTTTTCATGACACGTCGAGAAAGTTGGGAGCGCCATCATCGCAAAAAAACGGAAGAGTAGGAGGCTCCAAATTAAAGCTCTCCAGTCAcaagtcaacaaaaaaacaaaacaaggcagaCAACCACGTGAAATGCGTCTAGCTTGTCAACAAATTGTGTCTTTTTTGGCAGCACTGTTCAACTGTTTACACTGTAGAGCCacataaacaacacaaaatacCTTTCATACGTGGGGCCTTGAGATGAAAAGACTTAAGACTAAAAACATGATGTGCATTCGATAACGCAGCAACGACCACCAGCTTCATTTCTCTGCCAGGCATGCGAAACGAAATCTGCACAACTATTGAGCCACGTGTTTAGTCGATACTAGTCAACAAACCGGTGTGCGCGTGCGGCAGCCAGTACACATCGCGCAACCTCGAACGGATTAACTAAATTTACTTTTCGAGGGAGagcgcatgtaaaaaaaaacatgcgcgaTCGCTATTTCGGGATCGCAGCTGCTCCACTCTCCACCCAATCTGTGgcgcagcagaaaaaaagacaacaacaacaacaagcgccTGCACATGTCAGCTCGTCGTTACCTCGGAAACACTAATCGATTGCGTATTTGGAACGCGATCGGAAACACATCACAAACTGACCTGAGAAGTCCGATGTGCCCGTGGAGCGATCGCAGACGACGGCCAGGCAAGTTATTCCTAACAGGAGCGCAGAAGTGACGGCTGACAGAGTCCCATCGAGGTGGAACATCCTTGAAGAGTCAAAGGCGCATGTGAGATCCCGCTTGGGACCAGAAAGTCCACATCGgaagtagcagcagcagcagcgcggGCGAGAAGGTTCCGAGTGGCCCGCATGAGACGTTCAATGTCCCGTCAAGCGCGCTCGTCCCACCGGGATGGAGGCTCTTCTTCGACTTCTTCCTCCTTCAGGGTGCAGctgcaagcttttttttccccttcttcccTTCTTTGAACTCGGCGTGttggtagtggtggtggtggaggcagTCCACCGAGAAGACagtcgcccccccgcccccttcttgCAGGCTTCCTGACACCTGCAGACGCAACTGGAAGAAATATCAGATTACTTTTGTGCGACTGCtttgatataaaaaaataaataaaataaaaagttgccTCGATTGGAATATACgaatcgttttttgtttttgtaataacATAAGCTCGCATCCAGGCGAATCTCGGTAAATTATATCGTGGAAAATTGATTTcggtagttaaaaaaaacatttaaagggAGTcgccactcaactcaactgtatttatagagcactttcaaacagccatcgctgtttGAAACCACTAGAGAGAACTGAATTTGGTCGGTCAGCTTTTTCTTACGGGGCAGGTAATGGGTAGGGTACATACTGGAATGTTTGGTtgaacattcattaaaaaaaaaaaaaatcagttgtatGATTCGCAATCACCCGTTCTATCTAGTGGACGACTACTTCACTGTTCCTCTCGTGACAAAACTTCAGTGAACAAAAACAGTATGTGTGGTAAATAAATGATTTTAGAGACCAATCACTGATCTAATTTACTGTTTAGCACCTATAGTGTTGCATTTGAATATCGCCTATAAattttgttcaatatttacatgaaaaaacatCATTGCTTTAATTGAAAAACAATATATTAATTACACCGAGTTGCACTTACGAAAGACTATTATACACATAATTGGATAGTATGTCAATAAGCAAATGGGATACCCAAGACAACATTTTACcaacaatttaacattttttttgacattgtATTTCAATGACAACAGTACGAGCCTATTTTAAGAACGATGCTGCCGTCTTGTGGTCAGTCAGCTGTACTTCAGTTCATCCCACATAGTTTTGGCCCAGCGCGGCTTCCGGACAAGGCACGCGACAACAGAAGGTCAAAGATGGCGGCCTCCGCTAAAAGCCTCGAAATATGTCTATTTTCCTCAAAGTTATTGAGAAACGTACAGCTCCGGAATGAACGTAAGTGACCGCTTTTTGCTCAACATTAGCCTTTGTGTGTCCACCTGAGCTAACAGGAAGCTAACGCTGCTAGTTAGCGGAGAGGTCGACAACGTCCGTCCCCCTTGTATTGCAATGCTTATAAAGCTGTTGTTAAATAACCAggacttgttttcttttcagggTTCTTGTCCACGTCCGGGTGTCGTCTGGTTGCGGGAAGCGACGGAAAGCTCCCGAAATTCACTCCACCGCCCAAGCCTGTCATAGTAGACAAAACACAGAATGAGGCAGCTCTGCGGAAGTATGCACAAAATcgaatttcatttcattaattTTCACGTTAATTGTACCGCTGGGAATCCCTCAAGGAGGGATTCGGATTTTGTTTGAAGACAATAATATCACTCAGCTCTACCTTGACATGTGTTTGCATATTAGGTTCCTCAGCCCAGAGTTCATCCCACCACGGCAGAGGACAAACTCGTTGAAGTTTTACATGGAGAGGAAAGACATGGTCCGCAGGAGGACTGTGATCGACCTTCCTGAATTCTACGTGGGTAAGTCTCTCACATCAGCATCCATTCTGCACACGAACACCCCGTTTTCGTAAATCATAGGGACTTGTGTGACTCCTCATTTCATAGGCAGCATCCTTGCTGTGACCATGGCTGACCCCAATGCCAGTGGCAAATCAAACTGTTTTGTTGGCATCTGCATCCAGAGAGGCGGGAAGGGTCTCGGAGCAACATTTATCCTCAGAAACATCATCAATAGTCAAGGTGACTTCATCAATCCGCTATTTTTCGCTTCATAATACAACAGGTGATGTTGACGGTTTGGTTTGCAGGAGTGGAGATCTGCTACGAGATGTACAATCCGCGCATTCAGGAGATCCGGGTTCTGAAGCTGGAGAAACGGCTGGATGACAACCTGATGTACCTGAGAGACGCCTTGCCCGAGTACAGCACCGTGGATCCGGAAATGAAGCCTGTGCCCGTCTCCCCCAGCGGAGAGGTGCCAGTGAACACGGTGAGCAGGACATCTGGACGACAAGCATGAACATTGTTTATCCGTCTCATAATTACTAACATGGAAATACAGTGGCATTTTGCAACTCAAAGACGTTACTAAGTAAACATGGCAGGTGCTCAAAAGAATGTTATCACGAAGCACAAGGTCCTGCACAAATCAagacaaaaaacccccaaaaaacaaataaatgttgagACACATTATAGTTGGGTTACTAATGGCACACACCTGGGAGGAATTCATATTTGAACTCTGCTTCGCTCTCCGTCCTCCAGCTTAAAGTGAAAATGCGTCCAAGGCCGTGGTCCAAACGCTGGGAACGGCCCAAGTTCGACATCCGGGGCATCCGCTTCGACCTGTGCGTGTCGCCGGCCAGGATGGAGCGGGCGCAGAAGTGGGCGAAGCCTTGGCAGGAGTTCGAAATGTTGCGGGAGTACGACACCTCCAAGATTGAGGAGGAGATCTCCAGTGAAATCCAGCAGGAATGAGCAAGTTGAAAAGCACTTGACGTCTGTGATTCCCCCAAAGACTTGCATTTTTTTGCTTGAAGTTTGTTCATGTGGGACGGAAAAATGGAACTGctcattttctggaaaaaaacaaacaaaaaaaactaattgacTGTTATGTTTTGAGCAAGTGTCTTCACCCACTTGCAGatcttcaaaataaatatcACACAACATAGCAACACTTGCAGGGGCCTGTTGTTTTTCCCCATCTTGCCACGAGGCGGCACTGTTTCCCTTCATATACTCATGATCCGGTCAACTGTTGCATAAACGAGCTTCTGTATTtgccggggtgggggggagacccGTGCCAGATTTTTGCCTTTCAATCCACAAAAGTGATCTCAGTGCTTTCATCgcgcaacccccccaaaaagaaccaTTTGAGTACAAGTTACAGATTTGGAGTATTTCACTTGGTGTAAACCTGTTAacagagaggggtggggggacggcACAGTGGTATTGACAGCAAATGGACCAAGGGCACTCGGTCGTGTTTTACTGTAGTGGATGGAAAGTTGCGCTTTTGGGAAGGTATGTCAGCTCGTCACTCGCCTAGTAAAAACACTTTAAGACTCCTTATGTTATGTCTGCTCTtggtgaacgtgtgtgtgtgcgtctataAACACTCAACGAGGCCCTGCActttaatttctccatattaCAGGATGACACATGGAGAAAATGGCCTCTAATACGGGAATAGCAGATGTTTAGCAGGCTCATTACGGACCACACAGATCGGAAACGCTTCAAAGAGGGGTTGGTTGATCATCTGTTGTGGCAGTTAACGTCCGAAAACCTCCTTTTCGGCATCATCgtacacacagcagcttgttTGTCCCCAAACTGTGCAACTGTCAAACCACCCTAACTccactccaaaaacaaaacaatcacgaTAAACTTTTCTGGACctgcagctaaaaaaaaaaaaaagcttttgtatACAGTAAATCACCCAGCATGTTGTCATTCCGCCACCTTCGCTCTTGCTTTTGCctcaacagccccccccccccccctgttcacGTGCAGAGGCGGAGAAGCGGGATGTTTATCCTGCCGCACGCCGCCAAGTCCTTATAAGCAGACCGCGGCTGCATGTTGAAAGCACACAGTTACTGCTTCCAGGAACGCGCCGGTATGCGCATGCGTAAAACGGCAATAGAGATCGCATTTGTATGTGCCTCCTGTGCCCTCAGGTTGACTTCTGTGCACCTGGAGAGGAGTTAAAGCTCCACTGGCTGAGAATGGAGATcatacaaaatacacacacacacatatcagaCAGACACCTCAAACAGCGCCAACTGTAAACGTCTGGGACAGGCCCGTCTTGTTTGGAAACCAGATAGGTTCGGTTCACGGTCGCCATGGGATAAGTGGGCGGGGTTTACAGGTATCATTGACAAGCGTCTAATCGCTGCTTCTTTAAAGCCTAGCGCGTGTTTATACCCTTGCGTGGAATAGAATTGCATTTCTTGTGGAACGGAATCGACATGATTGAATGTTGCACGTCACACGTACGGAGCAATAAAATTCACTTACGTTTATGTACAAGAGACataaaaaacaatgaccaacagagggCGACAGAGCTTCGGGCCAGAGggctcaccatttttttttgtttcatctgaGAAATCAGATGGGGTGTGGGGAAGATAAAGAAGGGGCAGAAATATATTCCCAAACTGGGCTCCAAAAAGAGGAAGGATGGatttggagaaagaaaaaaaatcaagtatttGAGATGTGAGATATGACAAAGTGCTCTGATCCTCGGCCACCCAGGTAAATTACATCCTGTCACCATGCATGTAGTAGAGTTGATaagcgcgtgtgtgcgcacgtatGCTTACGCCGGGCCACCCGTAGTCGCGGGTAAATTACACACTTGAGTTTCACCATATGCTCCGAGCCAAATGACCCGGCCGTCTGCGCCTCTCCGGCCGTTCCCAGCGGGCCCCCCGATGGGCTCCTGCCGCCatcactctctctcttttttttcttttttttgtgacgcGCTTGCACTGAGCCTGACAGAGGCGGCAGCTGTTGGCATACGTCGACTTAGCCGGCAGCTGATGCCTGCAGCCGAACAGGCGCCCATcaaaaggcactttttttttattaatggcGTCCTGTGTGGCAAGGGTCTGGCAAAGGCTCTGCGGGTCAGGGGTTCACTCGTAGCCTTTATGTGTCACGGGTCGGGATGTCAATCAGGCGTCACGTTTGCCGAGGTACGTTTCCGTTCACGTGCGACACGGGGGAAGCGGCCGTCAACGCCTCCCAAATGATCTGAGCCCTCTTTGATTGACAGATGAAACAGGAAGCCCCGGTATTCTCAAATTCCGCGTTCCGCCTTTTGGCACAAATTCCGCCTTGTAGCACAACTGATAGTTCATCGCAACGTGACGTAACTTGAATTTCTCACACTTGACAGAGCATCGAGGGACAAGATTGTTTGAATGACCTTGTCAGTGTAAAGCACGCGATGCCAAAGTTCCTATTTTGTCTGCCCTTCACTATATTGACATGCGTCGACTTCCAAACAATGCATCAAATTCACATCAGTCCAACTTCAACATCTTCCAGAAGTTCACCTCTTGCAGgctattatttttcttattctaAAAATGCAGTTTCCCCATAATTACATTCCCCCAAAATTCCCTATTTGATCAAAAATGAAGAATTGTCACCGCTAAAATTGCCACCAAAAACAAGCCCTTTTCATTCccaatgacaaaatacattcacatCATCGTTcccatttgaaattcaaaacactCGGCAAGTTCATTTCACCTTGGTAATGATTTTGAACAGGCCCTAAATTTCTAcatcccacccaaaaaataaaatcctcatttCACATTGCTTAATAACATTCCGTATCATTCAGCGTTTTCTCATTCACATGTAAATTCTCCAGAAATTGCAAATGTCTGGTGATAAAAAGCTGCACTAGCACACATCAGCACAAAATTACTTTACTTTTCTTATCGGAGAGAGggcaaaatatcaaaatatttcGAAATATGTTGTGGAGCAGTTTTACAATGCTGCATCCACTTAACCTTTTCGGGGTTACTCGCATCTGGACCCTATCGCTGGCTGACTTTGGTCTAAACCAGCCAAGTGAGTCAAAGGCAAAAAGCAAAACGTGTGTCATGTTCCAGGCAGTGGAAATTCGGTTCTAAAATATCTCTCCATTTggtatctgccccccccccccaacccaagaTGAAGCATTTCATTTTACGGCTCGGAACATGTCGTTCCTCAACTACATTTTGCAACGCCGCCTCGAACAAGCTGCGGGGCTTCAAATTGATTGGGATTGGTGGCGTTTTGAGTGTCCCAACTGGCAGCCTCACAAATCCTTTGGTATCGTTAAATTTAACCcgggagaacccaagaacctttttcttctttaaaagatgatgaattatacatgaaaTGGCTGCtctatgttcactgaacaccaaaatatatgttttttcaactatttaatgctttaattctAATTTaagattagggccaaatttgaccctttgggatttaagggtcgcagcatttgagtagcagaaatTATAGGGGTCAAATtagaccccgtgggttctccagggtttaaaaaaaaggaggattGCAGCGTTTAATAGTGTGCTAGAATGGCCCTCGATTATACGACTGAAGAAACACTCTGACTGGACCTGAGGCGAAGAAGACCATtcggatcgtttttttttctggagaagAATCCGGTTGAATGTTATTTATAAATGAAGCGTCCGCATGCTAACAAATGCTGGACTATGTACGATGCAAGGATGGTcgaattcaacaacaacaacgaagcCGGAACATTTACTTTTGGActcagtatttttttatttattattttttttgcctaagGCAGCAAGTATTGCAGCCGGAGGAGAAAATGAGTcagtggcgtgtgtgtgtgtcgacacACACGCGTTTGACAATTTATTGACATTATGCCACCATGCAAAATCTCTTTGCCCAATCCTAACACAGAATTCCTGCACAAGTGGCAGCTGTCTGTCTGTATCATCATTTCAATCCTTTCGCCGCGTCTGCGTGTTGCTCCAGATAACAAGCGCCAAGGTTGTTCAACACATTCTTCGCATTTCCAGGGTATCACAGCGTGTTCCCCCGGCCACAGCTTGTGTTTTTTATGTGGGTTTTCACGCTCGGGACAGGTCATAACACGGCATACTAAAAGGTGCTGTGATGGGcgcttgcttctgtttggtcaCGATGACCTTGCTATGAGCTCGGAAACTATTCCGTCGGCTTTGATCCCAGCGTGATATATAAGTGCAGGCGCGCTGGCGTTCCTCTGAGGGGCGCCCTAATCTTAGCGTGGTCCAGCGTTTCCCGATGGGGCCCCTGCACAGCTGGCCCTCCTCTCTCCCGAGCTGTAATTGCAATTCTGTCCTGGGAAATGGAAGGAGGAAATCCCAGAGCCTTCGCCCTGCACCgacgacaataataataataaaaaaaaggagttgaggaaaagaagaagaaagcgtTGCAGCTGAGATTTAAGAGGGGAGGGAGGTGGGTGTGGAGGCATGAAGGTGAAAgcagaggagggagggaggatgcTGGTAGTAAACGCTCCACTTTATGAACCTCATTTATCTGAGAGCGAAGGGAAAGCAGCGGGCTCATACTGTGAACGCAAGACTGGATCTCGCTAATGACTGGAATACGCGGTATCTCCCATCACAACGGAAAACACGACGGCGACCGACATGGATTTGCCGGACACCTTGGTGTGTTTGGgctaaagcaattaaaaacagcAGTGACTTGACTTCGGAAGCTGCTGTTCGACGAGCTCAAAACTCAACTCACTTTTTGGGCAGCTACTGaacaacttttcaaaaaaaaaaaagagagactccAAGGTGTTTATCGCCAATTTGAGATGAGCTTTACTGCCAAACTAAACCTAAAACAAAAGAAGGATGTGTATTTCAA contains the following coding sequences:
- the mrpl19 gene encoding 39S ribosomal protein L19, mitochondrial, which codes for MLPSCGQSAVLQFIPHSFGPARLPDKARDNRRSKMAASAKSLEICLFSSKLLRNVQLRNERFLSTSGCRLVAGSDGKLPKFTPPPKPVIVDKTQNEAALRKFLSPEFIPPRQRTNSLKFYMERKDMVRRRTVIDLPEFYVGSILAVTMADPNASGKSNCFVGICIQRGGKGLGATFILRNIINSQGVEICYEMYNPRIQEIRVLKLEKRLDDNLMYLRDALPEYSTVDPEMKPVPVSPSGEVPVNTLKVKMRPRPWSKRWERPKFDIRGIRFDLCVSPARMERAQKWAKPWQEFEMLREYDTSKIEEEISSEIQQE